One region of Juglans regia cultivar Chandler chromosome 4, Walnut 2.0, whole genome shotgun sequence genomic DNA includes:
- the LOC118348189 gene encoding uncharacterized protein LOC118348189, whose amino-acid sequence MRVQKNFPGTRRFHFLDTSVRLYKAALKGDWPAAKEGLDKYPEAVTYSITRHGDKVLHIAAAAEHTGFLKELVKRMNRNELALKNFHENTAICFAAASGLVPIAEELVKNNKELPMIRGSKGMTPLCMAVLQGRRNMVAYLYSVTALIRLTPLERIDILVACISNDLYALTMIKSIVLHAFTDRDSIANSERLS is encoded by the exons ATGCGAGTCCAAAAAAATTTTCCTGGGACAAGaagatttcattttcttgaCACTTCCGTCCGTCTCTATAAAGCCGCCCTAAAAGGTGACTGGCCAGCTGCAAAGGAAGGACTTGATAAATATCCAGAAGCCGTTACATATTCCATAACAAGACATGGGGATAAAGTTCTTCACATCGCAGCTGCAGCAGAGCACACAggttttttaaaagaactgGTAAAACGAATGAATCGGAACGAATTAGCACTGaaaaattttcatgaaaatacGGCCATTTGCTTCGCTGCTGCATCAGGACTCGTGCCAATTGCTGAGGAGTTGGTAAAGAATAACAAAGAACTGCCAATGATCCGTGGCAGTAAAGGAATGACACCGCTTTGCATGGCAGTTTTGCAAGGACGTAGAAACATGGTGGCTTATCTATACTCTGTCACTGCTCTTATACGTTTGACTCCTCTTGAACGCATTGATATCCTGGTTGCTTGTATTTCCAATGATTTGTATG CTTTGACTATGATCAAATCAATTGTGCTGCATGCTTTTACGGACAGAGATAGCATTGCTAATTCTGAAAGATTATCCTGA
- the LOC108982606 gene encoding uncharacterized protein LOC108982606: MLKLLGIYNKALMGTIAHRLVDLVWKNVLLLPENDFKNLVRGHSSFLFDAARSGNVEFLIVLIRSYLDLIWRVDEKNRSIFHLAIKYRQETVFNLIYELGSIKGIIALYTDQDKNNMLHLAAEIALPDRLNTISGAALQVQRELLWFKVELNNLSVAKFSRAEHGTARGSPVLSDLGFDLLNSLLAYDPKKRITAKAALKHDWFHEVPLPISNFNCNFSVWQP; encoded by the exons ATGCTTAAACTCCT AGGGATCTATAACAAAGCTTTGATGGGTACAATAGCACATCGATTAGTTGATCTTGTCTGGAAAAATGTTCTACTATTGCCAGAGAATGACTTCAAAAATCTGGTTCGCGGCCATTCCTCTTTCCTTTTTGATGCTGCAAGATCAGGGAATGTTGAATTTCTTATTGTACTTATACGCTCTTATCTCGATCTCATATGGAGAGTAGATGAGAAAAACCGAAGTATATTTCACCTCGCTATTAAATATAGGCAAGAGACTGTATTCAATCTAATATATGAGTTAGGCTCTATCAAGGGTATCATAGCACTCTATACTGACCAAGACAAGAACAATATGCTGCACTTGGCTGCTGAAATAGCTCTTCCAGACCGACTAAATACCATATCAGGAGCAGCACTCCAAGTGCAACGAGAGTTATTGTGGTTTAAG GTCGAGCTCAACAATCTGTCGGTGGCCAAGTTCTCTCGAGCAGAGCATGGTACTGCAAGAG GATCGCCAGTTCTCTCTGATTTGGGATTTGACTTGTTGAACAGCCTCTTAGCATACGACCCGAAAAAG CGGATAACAGCGAAGGCTGCCCTAAAGCATGATTGGTTTCATGAGGTTCCTCTTCCTATATCTAATTTCAATTGTAACTTTTCTGTCTGGCAGCCCTAA
- the LOC108982605 gene encoding uncharacterized mitochondrial protein AtMg00810-like, with amino-acid sequence MEQPLGYIDPHFHNHVCQMKKALYGLKQTPLAWFQQFSSFLIQLGFYCSRADTSLFFFHKQSDIIYLLLYVDDIIITGNNSSLLASFTRKLNSEFATKDLGSLSYFLGLEATSTTDGLFISQLKYAWDILMLAQLLDSKPVHTTMVVSQHLSSDGPLFSDPTLYRSLVGALQYWTITRPDIAYAVNSVNQFLHSPTEDHFLAVMHIFRYVKGTLHIGLTFHPSVAPGALVAYSDADWAGCPNTHHSTFGYSIYLGNNLVSWSAKKQPIVSRSSCESEYCALALAAVELLWLTHLLHDLRISLPQQPLLLCDKKSAIFFSSNPISHKQAKHIELDYHFLHELVVAGKLRTQYVPSHLQVSNILTKSVPRPLFQFFHSKLHVCSNPTLNLRGGVEAFHMCIH; translated from the coding sequence ATGGAACAACCTCTTGGGTATATTGACCCTCACTTCCATAATCATGTCTGTCAGATGAAGAAAGCTCTTTATGGCCTCAAACAGACTCCTCTTGCCTGGTTTCAGCAATTCAGCTCTTTTCTCATTCAACTTGGTTTTTATTGCAGTCGTGCCGACACatcactctttttctttcacaaGCAGTCTGACATTATTTATTTgcttctttatgttgatgatatcattATTACAGGTAacaactcatctcttcttgccaGCTTTACTCGTAAGCTTAATTCTGAGTTTGCTACTAAGGATTTGGGTTCTCTCAGTTACTTTCTTGGTCTGGAAGCTACATCCACCACTGATGGTCTATTTATCAGTCAACTGAAATATGCATGGGACATCCTCATGCTAGCTCAGTTACTTGACAGCAAGCCTGTTCACACTACCATGGTTGTTTCTCAGCACCTGTCTTCTGATGGTCCTCTGTTTTCGGATCCTACTCTTTACCGATCTCTTGTTGGTGCTCTCCAGTATTGGACTATCACGCGTCCCGATATTGCTTACGCTGTAAACTCTGTCAATCAATTTTTGCACTCTCCGACTGAAGACCATTTTCTTGCTGTCATGCACATTTTTCGCTATGTTAAGGGTACACTGCATATTGGCCTCACTTTTCATCCATCTGTTGCTCCTGGTGCTTTAGTTGCTTACTCTGATGCCGACTGGGCAGGATGTCCTAACACTCATCACTCTACCTTTGGTTATTCTATTTACCTTGGCAACAACTTGGTTTCTTGGAGTGCCAAGAAGCAACCTATTGTTTCTCGTTCAAGTTGTGAGTCTGAGTATTGTGCCCTTGCTCTAGCTGCCGTTGAACTTCTTTGGCTGACGCATCTCCTTCATGACCTTAGAATTTCTCTTCCACAACAACCTCTTCTCCTATGTGACAAGAAAAGTGCTATTTTTTTTAGCTCCAACCCCATCTCTCACAAACAAGCCAAGCATATTGAGTTAGACTACCACTTTCTTCATGAACTTGTTGTTGCTGGCAAACTTCGCACCCAGTATGTGCCCTCTCACTTACAGGTTTCTAATATCTTAACCAAAAGTGTGCCTAGGCCTCTCTTTCAATTTTTCCACTCCAAGCTCCACGTCTGTTCAAATCCAACACTCAACTTGCGAGGGGGTGTTGAGGCCTTCCATATGTGCATCCATTGA